A single region of the Triticum dicoccoides isolate Atlit2015 ecotype Zavitan chromosome 2B, WEW_v2.0, whole genome shotgun sequence genome encodes:
- the LOC119361684 gene encoding ABC transporter B family member 4-like isoform X1 → MDAAAVGAEGEENAGQHQKVSFMGLFRHADGKDQLLMLVGTVAALANGMTTPLMTVFFGDVLDAFGGATDDNVLQRVNKAVLNFVYLGIGAAVISFLQVSCWTITGERQASLIRSQYLKSILRQDISFFDTEMTAGQVVSKMSGDTVLVQDAIGEKVGKFQKLVAAFLGGFIVGFAKGWILSLVMLACVPPVIFAAGVVAKVLSKISSRGQASYSNAGNIVEQTIGAIKTVVSFNGEKKAIISYNKLIHKAYKTDVEEGLTNGFGMASVLFVFYSSYGLAIWYGGKLVLAKGYTGGQVITVLLAIMTGAMSLGNAAPCMTAFIEGQSAAHRLFTTIKRKPEIDPNNNSGKQLVDMRGDIELKDVYFSYPTRRGQLIFDGFSLHVPSGTTMAIVGESGSGKSTAISLVERFYDPQAGEVLIDGVNIRDLQLESIRRKISLVGQEPLLFMTSIKDNITYGKEDATIEEIKRAAKLANAANFIDKLPNGYDTMVGQRGAQLSGGQKQRIAIARAIIKNPKILLLDEATSALDVESERIVQEALDRIMLDRTTLVVAHRLTTVRNVDCISVIQQGKIVEQGSHDELILNLDGAYSQLILLQERHVEQKIDHRLSTPRSSTSLSLKRSISASLGNNSELSFTLPLGLPSTIDLPGEYDTHGKNQKEKNDGGEAQKKDPMVRLAILNKPEVPILILGSLAAAVHGVIFPVFGLVISSAIKSLYEPPDKLRSDTSFWGMMCFVMGIISVITIPAEFLLFGIAGGKLIERIRALSFRSIVHQEVAWFDDPRNSSGALGARLSIDALNVRRLVGDNLSLIIQLSSTLVTGVLIAMIADWKLALITMCVIPLVGLESYAHVKFLNGFSQDAKMMYEDASQVATDAVSSIRTIASFCSEKRITRIYDHKCEASVNQGVKTGIVAGIGFGFSYLTLYFTYGLCFYVGGQFVQQGKSNFGEVFKVFFALVLATMGVSETSAMASDSKKAKDSAISIFTLLDRISEIDSSSNQGLTLDEVKGNIDFQHVSFKYPTRLDIQIFHDFTLHIPSGKTVALVGESGSGKSTVITLLERFYNPDSGTIQLDGVEIKSLNINWFRDQIGLVSQEPVLFNDTIRANIAYGKDGDVTEEEVIAAAKISNAHEFISSLPQGYGTSVGERGTQLSGGQKQRVAIARAILKDPKILLLDEATSALDAESERIVQNALDHVMVGRTTIVVAHRLSTIKGVDIIAVLKDGAIVEKGSHESLVNIKDGLYASLVELRSSSP, encoded by the exons ATGGACGCGGCAGCAGTTGGTGCCGAGGGAGAGGAGAACGCGGGGCAGCACCAGAAGGTGTCCTTCATGGGGCTGTTCCGGCATGCCGACGGCAAGGACCAGCTGCTGATGCTGGTCGGCACGGTGGCCGCGCTGGCCAACGGCATGACCACGCCCCTCATGACTGTCTTCTTCGGCGACGTCCTCGACGCTTTTGGCGGCGCCACCGACGACAACGTCCTCCAGCGCGTCAACAAG GCGGTTCTGAACTTTGTCTACTTGGGTATCGGAGCAGCAGTCATATCCTTTCTCC AGGTGTCATGCTGGACAATTACTGGTGAAAGGCAGGCATCACTCATTCGATCTCAATACCTCAAATCTATCTTGAGACAGGATATTTCATTCTTTGACACAGAAATGACAGCTGGGCAAGTAGTTTCAAAAATGTCTGGTGATACCGTGCTAGTTCAAGATGCTATTGGTGAGAAG GTCGGCAAGTTCCAAAAACTCGTGGCTGCTTTCCTTGGTGGTTTCATTGTAGGTTTTGCGAAAGGATGGATTCTATCTCTTGTCATGTTGGCATGCGTACCTCCAGTTATATTTGCTGCAGGAGTAGTGGCAAAAGTATTGTCAAAAATCTCTAGCAGAGGTCAAGCATCATATAGTAATGCGGGGAACATTGTCGAACAGACAATTGGAGCCATAAAAACA GTTGTTTCTTTCAATGGAGAGAAGAAGgccatcatatcatacaataaactaATACACAAAGCATACAAGACTGATGTTGAGGAAGGACTTACCAATGGCTTTGGCATGGCATCTGTTTTGTTCGTATTCTACTCTAGCTATGGTTTGGCCATATGGTACGGTGGAAAGTTGGTACTTGCAAAAGGATACACAGGAGGACAAGTCATCACTGTCTTATTGGCTATCATGACTGGGGCAAT GTCTTTGGGTAATGCAGCCCCATGTATGACTGCCTTTATAGAAGGACAATCAGCAGCACATAGATTATTCACAACAATCAAGAGGAAACCAGAGATTGACCCTAACAACAATAGTGGTAAGCAACTAGTAGATATGAGGGGTGATATTGAGCTGAAGGATGTCTATTTTAGCTACCCAACAAGGCGTGGGCAACTAATATTTGATGGATTCTCACTACATGTGCCTAGTGGCACTACAATGGCTATAGTTGGAGAGAGTGGGAGTGGCAAGTCAACTGCGATTAGTCTTGTAGAGAGATTCTATGATCCGCAAGCTGGTGAGGTTTTGATTGACGGAGTTAATATCAGAGATTTGCAACTTGAATCGATAAGAAGGAAAATTTCTCTTGTTGGCCAAGAGCCCTTGCTCTTTATGACATCGATTAAAGATAACATAACGTATGGAAAAGAAGATGCAACAATTGAGGAGATCAAGAGAGCCGCTAAGCTCGCCAACGCAGCAAATTTCATCGATAAGTTGCCCAAT GGTTATGACACAATGGTTGGCCAGCGTGGTGCTCAACTTTCAGGGGGACAAAAGCAAAGGATTGCAATTGCTAGGGCAATCATCAAAAACCCCAAAATACTTTTGTTAGATGAGGCTACTAGTGCATTAGATGTGGAGTCGGAGAGGATAGTTCAGGAGGCATTGGATAGGATCATGCTGGACAGAACTACGCTTGTGGTTGCACATCGTCTAACTACTGTGAGAAATGTTGATTGCATATCAGTTATTCAACAAGGAAAGATAGTTGAACAAG GTTCCCATGATGAATTAATACTAAACTTAGATGGTGCATACTCTCAACTTATCCTTCTCCAAGAAAGGCATGTAGAGCAGAAAATAGACCATCGACTATCTACCCCAAGATCAAGTACAAGCCTGTCATTGAAGCGGTCGATTAGTGCTTCACTAGGGAATAATAGTGAGCTTTCTTTCACACTCCCCTTGGGGCTACCTAGCACGATTGATTTGCCTGGAGAATATGATACACATGGAAAGAATCAAAAAGAGAAGAATGATGGGGGAGAGGCACAAAAGAAAGATCCTATGGTACGTCTAGCAATTCTTAACAAGCCAGAGGTACCTATTCTTATATTAGGATCCCTAGCTGCAGCAGTTCATGGAGTTATTTTTCCAGTGTTTGGTTTAGTGATTTCAAGTGCAATTAAATCTTTATATGAGCCACCAGATAAACTTAGAAGTGATACAAGTTTTTGGGGTATGATGTGCTTTGTTATGGGTATCATATCAGTAATCACAATACCAGCAGAGTTCTTATTATTTGGAATAGCCGGAGGCAAGCTTATAGAGCGCATCCGAGCTTTGTCATTTCGAAGCATTGTTCACCAAGAAGTTGCTTGGTTTGATGATCCTAGAAATTCCAG CGGAGCACTTGGTGCAAGACTATCAATTGATGCTTTGAACGTCCGGCGTTTAGTGGGCGATAACTTGTCATTAATTATTCAACTTAGCTCAACGCTTGTCACAGGAGTTCTCATTGCTATGATAGCAGACTGGAAGCTCGCTTTGATCACCATGTGTGTGATTCCACTTGTGGGTCTTGAAAGTTATGCCCACGTGAAGTTCCTGAATGGTTTTAGTCAAGATGCTAAG ATGATGTATGAAGATGCAAGTCAAGTGGCCACGGATGCAGTTAGTAGTATAAGGACAATAGCTTCCTTTTGTTCTGAGAAAAGAATTACAAGAATATATGATCATAAATGTGAAGCCTCGGTGAATCAAGGAGTCAAAACAGGAATAGTTGCGGGTATCGGATTTGGTTTCTCATACTTGACATTGTACTTCACATACGGCCTTTGTTTCTATGTCGGGGGGCAATTCGTGCAACAAGGAAAATCAAATTTTGGTGAAGTTtttaag GTTTTCTTTGCACTGGTCTTAGCAACTATGGGAGTATCTGAAACAAGTGCAATGGCCTCCGATTCAAAAAAAGCAAAGGATTCAGCTATCTCTATATTTACTTTGCTAGACCGAATATCTGAAATTGATTCAAGCAGCAATCAGGGTTTGACATTAGATGAGGTCAAGGGCAACATTGATTTCCAACATGTTAGCTTCAAGTACCCAACTCGCCTAGATATTCAAATCTTCCATGACTTTACCCTGCACATACCCTCTGGAAAG ACTGTTGCGCTTGTTGGAGAGAGTGGTAGCGGCAAGTCAACAGTAATCACACTATTGGAGAGATTCTACAATCCCGATTCAGGTACCATTCAATTGGATGGAGTGGAAATCAAGAGCTTAAACATCAATTGGTTTAGAGACCAAATTGGACTGGTGAGCCAAGAGCCTGTACTCTTCAATGACACAATACGTGCCAACATAGCCTATGGTAAGGACGGGGACGTAACCGAAGAGGAGGTCATTGCAGCTGCGAAAATATCCAATGCACATGAGTTCATATCAAGCCTTCCTCAAGGATACGGCACCTCCGTTGGGGAGAGAGGGACACAACTATCCGGTGGCCAGAAGCAGCGGGTGGCTATTGCGAGGGCGATACTCAAAGATCCTAAGATACTACTACTCGACGAAGCAACTAGCGCCTTGGATGCAGAATCTGAGCGAATTGTGCAAAATGCCTTAGATCATGTGATGGTTGGCAGGACCACGATTGTCGTGGCACACCGCCTATCTACTATTAAAGGCGTCGATATCATTGCAGTTCTCAAAGATGGTGCAATAGTGGAGAAAGGAAGTCATGAGTCCTTGGTAAACATCAAAGATGGATTATATGCTTCACTAGTTGAACTCCGTTCATCATCACCGTAA
- the LOC119361684 gene encoding ABC transporter B family member 4-like isoform X2 has translation MTAGQVVSKMSGDTVLVQDAIGEKVGKFQKLVAAFLGGFIVGFAKGWILSLVMLACVPPVIFAAGVVAKVLSKISSRGQASYSNAGNIVEQTIGAIKTVVSFNGEKKAIISYNKLIHKAYKTDVEEGLTNGFGMASVLFVFYSSYGLAIWYGGKLVLAKGYTGGQVITVLLAIMTGAMSLGNAAPCMTAFIEGQSAAHRLFTTIKRKPEIDPNNNSGKQLVDMRGDIELKDVYFSYPTRRGQLIFDGFSLHVPSGTTMAIVGESGSGKSTAISLVERFYDPQAGEVLIDGVNIRDLQLESIRRKISLVGQEPLLFMTSIKDNITYGKEDATIEEIKRAAKLANAANFIDKLPNGYDTMVGQRGAQLSGGQKQRIAIARAIIKNPKILLLDEATSALDVESERIVQEALDRIMLDRTTLVVAHRLTTVRNVDCISVIQQGKIVEQGSHDELILNLDGAYSQLILLQERHVEQKIDHRLSTPRSSTSLSLKRSISASLGNNSELSFTLPLGLPSTIDLPGEYDTHGKNQKEKNDGGEAQKKDPMVRLAILNKPEVPILILGSLAAAVHGVIFPVFGLVISSAIKSLYEPPDKLRSDTSFWGMMCFVMGIISVITIPAEFLLFGIAGGKLIERIRALSFRSIVHQEVAWFDDPRNSSGALGARLSIDALNVRRLVGDNLSLIIQLSSTLVTGVLIAMIADWKLALITMCVIPLVGLESYAHVKFLNGFSQDAKMMYEDASQVATDAVSSIRTIASFCSEKRITRIYDHKCEASVNQGVKTGIVAGIGFGFSYLTLYFTYGLCFYVGGQFVQQGKSNFGEVFKVFFALVLATMGVSETSAMASDSKKAKDSAISIFTLLDRISEIDSSSNQGLTLDEVKGNIDFQHVSFKYPTRLDIQIFHDFTLHIPSGKTVALVGESGSGKSTVITLLERFYNPDSGTIQLDGVEIKSLNINWFRDQIGLVSQEPVLFNDTIRANIAYGKDGDVTEEEVIAAAKISNAHEFISSLPQGYGTSVGERGTQLSGGQKQRVAIARAILKDPKILLLDEATSALDAESERIVQNALDHVMVGRTTIVVAHRLSTIKGVDIIAVLKDGAIVEKGSHESLVNIKDGLYASLVELRSSSP, from the exons ATGACAGCTGGGCAAGTAGTTTCAAAAATGTCTGGTGATACCGTGCTAGTTCAAGATGCTATTGGTGAGAAG GTCGGCAAGTTCCAAAAACTCGTGGCTGCTTTCCTTGGTGGTTTCATTGTAGGTTTTGCGAAAGGATGGATTCTATCTCTTGTCATGTTGGCATGCGTACCTCCAGTTATATTTGCTGCAGGAGTAGTGGCAAAAGTATTGTCAAAAATCTCTAGCAGAGGTCAAGCATCATATAGTAATGCGGGGAACATTGTCGAACAGACAATTGGAGCCATAAAAACA GTTGTTTCTTTCAATGGAGAGAAGAAGgccatcatatcatacaataaactaATACACAAAGCATACAAGACTGATGTTGAGGAAGGACTTACCAATGGCTTTGGCATGGCATCTGTTTTGTTCGTATTCTACTCTAGCTATGGTTTGGCCATATGGTACGGTGGAAAGTTGGTACTTGCAAAAGGATACACAGGAGGACAAGTCATCACTGTCTTATTGGCTATCATGACTGGGGCAAT GTCTTTGGGTAATGCAGCCCCATGTATGACTGCCTTTATAGAAGGACAATCAGCAGCACATAGATTATTCACAACAATCAAGAGGAAACCAGAGATTGACCCTAACAACAATAGTGGTAAGCAACTAGTAGATATGAGGGGTGATATTGAGCTGAAGGATGTCTATTTTAGCTACCCAACAAGGCGTGGGCAACTAATATTTGATGGATTCTCACTACATGTGCCTAGTGGCACTACAATGGCTATAGTTGGAGAGAGTGGGAGTGGCAAGTCAACTGCGATTAGTCTTGTAGAGAGATTCTATGATCCGCAAGCTGGTGAGGTTTTGATTGACGGAGTTAATATCAGAGATTTGCAACTTGAATCGATAAGAAGGAAAATTTCTCTTGTTGGCCAAGAGCCCTTGCTCTTTATGACATCGATTAAAGATAACATAACGTATGGAAAAGAAGATGCAACAATTGAGGAGATCAAGAGAGCCGCTAAGCTCGCCAACGCAGCAAATTTCATCGATAAGTTGCCCAAT GGTTATGACACAATGGTTGGCCAGCGTGGTGCTCAACTTTCAGGGGGACAAAAGCAAAGGATTGCAATTGCTAGGGCAATCATCAAAAACCCCAAAATACTTTTGTTAGATGAGGCTACTAGTGCATTAGATGTGGAGTCGGAGAGGATAGTTCAGGAGGCATTGGATAGGATCATGCTGGACAGAACTACGCTTGTGGTTGCACATCGTCTAACTACTGTGAGAAATGTTGATTGCATATCAGTTATTCAACAAGGAAAGATAGTTGAACAAG GTTCCCATGATGAATTAATACTAAACTTAGATGGTGCATACTCTCAACTTATCCTTCTCCAAGAAAGGCATGTAGAGCAGAAAATAGACCATCGACTATCTACCCCAAGATCAAGTACAAGCCTGTCATTGAAGCGGTCGATTAGTGCTTCACTAGGGAATAATAGTGAGCTTTCTTTCACACTCCCCTTGGGGCTACCTAGCACGATTGATTTGCCTGGAGAATATGATACACATGGAAAGAATCAAAAAGAGAAGAATGATGGGGGAGAGGCACAAAAGAAAGATCCTATGGTACGTCTAGCAATTCTTAACAAGCCAGAGGTACCTATTCTTATATTAGGATCCCTAGCTGCAGCAGTTCATGGAGTTATTTTTCCAGTGTTTGGTTTAGTGATTTCAAGTGCAATTAAATCTTTATATGAGCCACCAGATAAACTTAGAAGTGATACAAGTTTTTGGGGTATGATGTGCTTTGTTATGGGTATCATATCAGTAATCACAATACCAGCAGAGTTCTTATTATTTGGAATAGCCGGAGGCAAGCTTATAGAGCGCATCCGAGCTTTGTCATTTCGAAGCATTGTTCACCAAGAAGTTGCTTGGTTTGATGATCCTAGAAATTCCAG CGGAGCACTTGGTGCAAGACTATCAATTGATGCTTTGAACGTCCGGCGTTTAGTGGGCGATAACTTGTCATTAATTATTCAACTTAGCTCAACGCTTGTCACAGGAGTTCTCATTGCTATGATAGCAGACTGGAAGCTCGCTTTGATCACCATGTGTGTGATTCCACTTGTGGGTCTTGAAAGTTATGCCCACGTGAAGTTCCTGAATGGTTTTAGTCAAGATGCTAAG ATGATGTATGAAGATGCAAGTCAAGTGGCCACGGATGCAGTTAGTAGTATAAGGACAATAGCTTCCTTTTGTTCTGAGAAAAGAATTACAAGAATATATGATCATAAATGTGAAGCCTCGGTGAATCAAGGAGTCAAAACAGGAATAGTTGCGGGTATCGGATTTGGTTTCTCATACTTGACATTGTACTTCACATACGGCCTTTGTTTCTATGTCGGGGGGCAATTCGTGCAACAAGGAAAATCAAATTTTGGTGAAGTTtttaag GTTTTCTTTGCACTGGTCTTAGCAACTATGGGAGTATCTGAAACAAGTGCAATGGCCTCCGATTCAAAAAAAGCAAAGGATTCAGCTATCTCTATATTTACTTTGCTAGACCGAATATCTGAAATTGATTCAAGCAGCAATCAGGGTTTGACATTAGATGAGGTCAAGGGCAACATTGATTTCCAACATGTTAGCTTCAAGTACCCAACTCGCCTAGATATTCAAATCTTCCATGACTTTACCCTGCACATACCCTCTGGAAAG ACTGTTGCGCTTGTTGGAGAGAGTGGTAGCGGCAAGTCAACAGTAATCACACTATTGGAGAGATTCTACAATCCCGATTCAGGTACCATTCAATTGGATGGAGTGGAAATCAAGAGCTTAAACATCAATTGGTTTAGAGACCAAATTGGACTGGTGAGCCAAGAGCCTGTACTCTTCAATGACACAATACGTGCCAACATAGCCTATGGTAAGGACGGGGACGTAACCGAAGAGGAGGTCATTGCAGCTGCGAAAATATCCAATGCACATGAGTTCATATCAAGCCTTCCTCAAGGATACGGCACCTCCGTTGGGGAGAGAGGGACACAACTATCCGGTGGCCAGAAGCAGCGGGTGGCTATTGCGAGGGCGATACTCAAAGATCCTAAGATACTACTACTCGACGAAGCAACTAGCGCCTTGGATGCAGAATCTGAGCGAATTGTGCAAAATGCCTTAGATCATGTGATGGTTGGCAGGACCACGATTGTCGTGGCACACCGCCTATCTACTATTAAAGGCGTCGATATCATTGCAGTTCTCAAAGATGGTGCAATAGTGGAGAAAGGAAGTCATGAGTCCTTGGTAAACATCAAAGATGGATTATATGCTTCACTAGTTGAACTCCGTTCATCATCACCGTAA
- the LOC119361685 gene encoding UDP-glycosyltransferase 88F5-like: MDDGLGTTAGTPHKKRVVLYPSPGMGHLVSMIELGKLFAARGLAVTILIVELPFVDTGARGPFLAGVTAANPAISFHCLPRVRFPPLASSHPEAVTYEVARLSNPHLRDFLLAGDARPAVLVVDFFCSVALDLAAELGVPGYCFFTSGAEALASFLYLPVLHEQSAASFREMGEELVRVPGISPFPATHALKPLQDRDDAAYRGFLQVSPDLCRSQGIIINTFRSLEPRAVEAIGAGLCTPPGLPTPPVHCIGPLIKSAEVGVKRGGECLAWLDAQPEGSVVFLCFGSLGVFSAAQIREIGVGLEASGVRFLWVVRSPPNEDPAKRFEEPPEPDLGALLPEGFLERIGERGLVVKTWAPQRDVLAHGAVGGFVTHCGWNSVLEAVMAGVPMLAWPLYAEQRLNRVFLEKELGLAAAVEGYDQEGELVEAGEVEKKVRWLMESDGGSVLRERTLGAMRRAKEALAAGGESDVTLTKLVEGWMGDDKVQRQ; this comes from the coding sequence ATGGACGACGGCCTGGGCACCACCGCCGGGACGCCTCACAAGAAGCGGGTGGTGCTGTACCCGTCGCCGGGGATGGGCCACCTGGTGTCCATGATCGAGCTCGGCAAGCTCTTCGCAGCGCGGGGCCTGGCCGTCACCATCCTCATCGTGGAGCTGCCCTTCGTCGACACCGGCGCGCGGGGGCCCTTCCTGGCCGGCGTCACCGCGGCCAACCCGGCCATCTCCTTCCACTGCCTGCCCCGCGTCCGGTTCCCGCCCCTCGCCTCCTCGCACCCCGAGGCCGTCACCTACGAGGTCGCCCGCCTCTCCAACCCGCACCTCCGCGACTTCCTCCTCGCCGGTGATGCCCGTCCAGCCGTCCTCGTCGTCGACTTCTTCTGCAGCgtggccctcgacctcgccgccgagcTCGGGGTCCCGGGCTACTGCTTCTTCACGTCCGGCGCCGAGGCCCTGGCGTCCTTCCTGTACCTGCCGGTGCTGCACGAGCAGAGCGCCGCCAGCTTCCGGGAGATGGGCGAGGAGCTGGTGCGCGTGCCGGGGATCTCGCCGTTCCCGGCCACGCACGCGCTCAAGCCGCTCCAGGACCGCGACGACGCGGCGTACCGGGGCTTTTTACAGGTTTCACCGGACCTCTGCCGCTCGCAGGGCATCATCATCAACACGTTCCGGTCGCTGGAGCCGCGCGCCGTCGAGGCGATCGGCGCGGGGCTCTGCACGCCGCCCGGCCTCCCGACCCCGCCGGTGCACTGCATCGGGCCGCTGATAAAGTCGGCGGAGGTGGGCGTGAAGCGCGGCGGGGAGTGCCTGGCGTGGCTGGACGCGCAGCCGGAGGGCAGCGTGGTGTTCCTCTGCTTCGGCAGCCTGGGCGTGTTCAGCGCGGCGCAGATCAGGGAGATCGGCGTCGGGCTGGAGGCGAGCGGCGTGAGGTTTCTATGGGTGGTCCGCAGCCCGCCGAACGAGGACCCGGCCAAGAGGTTCGAGGAGCCGCCGGAGCCGGACCTCGGCGCGCTGCTCCCGGAGGGCTTCCTTGAGCGGATCGGAGAAAGAGGGCTGGTGGTGAAGACGTGGGCGCCGCAGCGGGACGTGCTGGCGCACGGCGCGGTGGGCGGGTTCGTGACGCACTGCGGCTGGAACTCGGTGCTGGAGGCGGTGATGGCCGGCGTGCCGATGCTGGCGTGGCCGCTGTACGCGGAGCAGCGGCTGAACCGGGTGTTCCTGGAGAAGGAGCTGGGGCTGGCCGCGGCGGTGGAGGGGTACGACCAAGAGGGTGAGCTGGTGGAGGCCGGCGAGGTGGAGAAGAAGGTGCGGTGGCTGATGGAGTCCGACGGCGGGAGCGTGCTCCGGGAGCGCACGCTGGGCGCCATGAGGAGGGCCAAGGAGGCGCTGGCCGCGGGCGGGGAGTCGGACGTGACGCTCACcaagctggtggagggctggatgggaGACGATAAGGTGCAACGCCAATAA